A single window of Solea solea chromosome 9, fSolSol10.1, whole genome shotgun sequence DNA harbors:
- the LOC131466085 gene encoding lipoprotein lipase: MKTWRVQLLYFLVLNAAVQYVTSLENELSGSIFDDFLDPLKDLFHHKDDSNETVAKFSLRKPSHPDDDLCYIIPGKPESLAACTFNSTSKTFLVIHGWTLSGMFESWMTELVEALYDREQTANVIVVDWLASAQNHYVFAAQKTKAVGQEIARFIDWLEETTNMPLENIHLIGYSLGAHVAGFAGNHATNKVGRITGLDPAGPDFEGEHAHKRLSPDDAYFVDVLHTFTRGSLGLSIGIQQPVGHVDIYPNGGSFQPGCNLRGALEKIANFGLFAITDAVKCEHERSVHLFIDSLLNKEEAAKAYRCGSNDMFNRGMCLGCRKSRCNTVGYDISKVRKARNVQMYTKTRASMPFRVYHYQLKIHFSSKVTRSEMEPSLTVSLYGTKAEAENLELKLKEKISTNKTHSFLLVTEKDIGELLMLKFKWEETNGWSTSSMLKMVSSWWSGDSDSANMEVHKIRIRAGETQKKMVFCVRDPDAQSLTQEVTFVKCKDLWRTNQKRLILKDH, translated from the exons ATGAAAACGTGGCGAGTCCAGCTGCTGTACTTTCTGGTGTTGAACGCAGCTGTGCAGTATGTGACGTCCCTGGAAAATGAGCTGTCCGGTTCTATTTTTG ACGACTTCCTCGATCCCTTGAAAGACTTGTTTCACCACAAAGATGACAGCAATGAAACGGTTGCCAAATTCTCCTTACGCAAACCGTCTCATCCCGATGATGACCTGTGCTATATCATTCCTGGAAAACCTGAATCCCTGGCAGCCTGCACCTTCAACAGCACTTCCAAAACCTTCCTAGTAATCCACGGATGGACG CTGAGTGGTATGTTTGAAAGCTGGATGACAGAGCTGGTGGAAGCGCTGTATGACCGAGAACAGACGGCTAACGTCATCGTGGTGGACtggctcgcctcggcacagaaCCACTATGTGTTTGCTGCTCAGAAGACCAAAGCCGTGGGGCAGGAGATCGCTCGCTTCATCGACTGGCTCGAG GAAACCACCAATATGCCTCTCGAGAACATCCACCTGATTGGCTACAGCCTGGGGGCTCACGTCGCAGGCTTTGCTGGCAACCATGCGACCAATAAAGTCGGAAGAATAACTG GTCTGGACCCAGCTGGTCCAGACTTTGAGGGGGAGCACGCCCACAAACGCCTCTCCCCAGACGACGCTTACTTTGTGGACGTCCTACACACTTTCACTCGGGGTTCGCTGGGTCTCAGCATTGGTATACAGCAGCCTGTTGGTCATGTGGACATTTACCCCAATGGAGGCAGCTTTCAGCCAGGCTGCAACCTCAGGGGGGCTCTGGAGAAGATTGCCAACTTTGGGTTATTTG CAATCACTGATGCGGTCAAGTGCGAACACGAGCGCTCTGTCCACCTGTTTATCGACTCTCTGCTGAACAAGGAGGAAGCTGCCAAGGCCTACAGATGCGGCAGCAACGACATGTTCAACCGCGGCATGTGTCTCGGCTGCCGCAAAAGCCGCTGCAACACGGTGGGCTACGACATCAGCAAGGTCCGCAAGGCACGCAACGTTCAGATGTACACCAAAACACGGGCGTCCATGCCATTCAGAG TTTACCACTATCAGCTGAAGATCCATTTCTCCAGTAAGGTGACCCGCTCAGAGATGGAGCCGTCGCTCACAGTGTCGCTGTACGGAACAAAAGCAGAGGCTGAAAACCTGGAGCTCAAACT GAAGGAGAAAATAtcaacaaacaagacacattcaTTCCTTTTGGTGACAGAGAAGGACATTGGCGAGCTGTTGATGTTGAAGTTTAAATGGGAGGAGACGAACGGCTGGTCAACCTCCAGCATGTTGAAGATGGTTTCCTCTTGGTGGTCTGGTGACTCGGACAGCGCCAACATGGAGGTTCACAAAATCCGTATTCGAGCTGGCGAGACCCAGAAAAA GATGGTGTTCTGTGTAAGAGACCCTGATGCTCAGAGCTTAACCCAGGAGGTcacatttgtgaaatgtaaaGATTTGTGGAGGACAAACCAAAAAAG aCTTATTCTAAAAGACCACtga
- the lpla gene encoding lipoprotein lipase, giving the protein MGKETIRFLTVWIICGNIIATFSSDPEVTTVFANTTVPLSTTPQPTTSEWITDLTDIQSKFSFRTVDEPEDDLCYIVAGQPETIKQCEFNAETQTFIVIHGWTVTGMFESWVPKLVTALYGREPTGNVIVVDWLNRANQHYPTSAAYTKLVGRDVAKFVVWLQNELQLPWDRIHLLGYSLGAHVAGIAGDLTGHKISRITGLDPAGPTFEHADAQSTLSRDDAQFVDVLHTNTRGSPDRSIGIQRPVGHIDIYPNGGTFQPGCDIQNTLLGIASQGIKGFQNVDQLVKCSHERSIHLFIDSLLNSQQQSMVYRCNSNQAFNKGMCLNCRKNRCNKLGYNINKVRTARSTKMYLKTRETMPYKVFHYQVKMHFFSKDKLSFTEQPLLISLYGTEGEKEGISFVMPEMNFNTTLSFLITTDVNIGDLMIVKLRWEKDSFFSWSEYWSSSKFHIRKMRIKTGETQSKVILRSKDGEFAYLVRGGGDAEFVKSQEENTREKVRHKLKMQGSQFGQNDS; this is encoded by the exons ATGGGAAAGGAAACTATCCGTTTTTTGACAGTTTGGATAATTTGTGGAAACATAATCGCAACTTTTTCTTCTGATCCTGAAGTCACAACTGTGTTTG caaaCACTACAGTCCCACTCTCCACCACTCCCCAGCCGACCACCTCTGAATGGATCACAGACCTCACTGACATACAGTCCAAGTTCTCCTTTCGCACAGTGGACGAGCCTGAAGATGACCTGTGTTACATCGTGGCCGGACAGCCAGAAACCATCAAGCAGTGTGAATTCAACGCGGAAACGCAGACCTTCATCGTGATCCATGGCTGGACG GTTACGGGGATGTTTGAGAGCTGGGTGCCCAAGCTTGTGACTGCACTGTACGGGCGGGAGCCCACTGGGAATGTGATTGTGGTGGACTGGCTGAACCGTGCCAACCAGCACTACCCCACCTCTGCAGCCTATACCAAACTTGTGGGCCGGGACGTTGCCAAGTTTGTAGTCTGGCTACAA AACGAGCTGCAGTTGCCGTGGGACAGGATTCACCTGCTGGGTTACAGCCTGGGAGCACATGTGGCTGGAATTGCTGGAGACCTCACTGGCCATAAGATCAGCAGGATCACAG GTCTGGATCCGGCTGGTCCCACCTTCGAGCACGCCGATGCCCAGAGCACGCTGTCCCGTGATGATGCTCAGTTTGTGGACGTCCTGCACACCAACACTCGAGGCTCCCCGGACCGCAGCATCGGCATCCAGAGGCCTGTGGGTCACATCGACATTTACCCAAATGGAGGCACCTTCCAGCCGGGCTGTGACATCCAGAATACCTTGCTGGGAATTGCGTCACAAGGGATCAAGGGATTCCAAA ATGTGGACCAGCTCGTCAAATGCTCTCATGAGCGCTCCATCCACCTGTTCATTGACTCCCTGCTGAACTCCCAGCAGCAGAGCATGGTATACCGCTGCAACTCCAACCAGGCCTTTAACAAGGGAATGTGCCTCAACTGCAGGAAGAATCGCTGCAACAAGCTCGGTTACAACATCAACAAGGTCCGCACGGCCCGCAGCACCAAGATGTACCTCAAGACCCGTGAAACGATGCCATACAAAG TTTTCCATTACCAAGTAAAGATGCATTTCTTCAGTAAGGACAAGCTGAGCTTCACAGAGCAGCCGTTGCTAATTTCGCTGTATGGAactgagggagagaaggagggcaTTTCCTTTGTCAT GCCGGAAATGAACTTCAACACCACTTTGTCTTTCCTCATCACCACTGATGTGAACATCGGAGACTTAATGATTGTAAAGCTGCGCTGGGAGAAGGACTCATTCTTCAGCTGGTCTGAATATTGGAGTAGCAGCAAGTTTCACATCCGGAAAATGCGCATCAAGACTGGGGAGACGCAGTCCAA AGTGATCTTAAGGTCGAAGGATGGAGAGTTTGCCTACCtcgtcagaggaggaggagatgcagaGTTTGTCAAGTCACAAGAAGAAAACACCAGAGAGAAAGT GAGGCACAAGCTGAAAATGCAGGGCAGTCAGTTTGGGCAGAATGATTCTTGA